The Streptomyces racemochromogenes DNA segment CCGACGCGCCCGTGAACTGGTGCCCCGGGCTGGGCACCGTCCTGGCCAACGAGGAGGTCACCGCCGACGGCCGGTCCGAGCGCGGCAACTTCCCCGTCTTCAAGTCCCGCCTGAGCCAGTGGAACATGCGGATCACGGCCTACGCGGACCGCCTGCTGGACGACCTGGACGCGCTGGACTGGCCCGAGGCCATCAAGCTGCAGCAGCGCAACTGGATCGGCCGCAGCGAGGGCGCCCGCGTCGACTTCGCGCTGGGCGACGAAGCCATCACCGTCTTCACCACCCGACCCGACACCCTGTTCGGCGCCACCTACATGGTCCTGGCGCCCGAGCACCCGCTGGTCGAGAAGTTCATCCCGGCCGCCTGGCCCGAGGGCACCCACGACGTGTGGACCGGCGGCTACGCCACCCCCGCCGAGGCCGTGGCCGCCTACCGCAAGCAGGCCGCCTCCAAGTCGGACGTCGAGCGGCAGGCCGAGGCCAAGGACAAGACCGGTGTCTTCACCGGCGAGTACGCGGTCAACCCGGTCAGCGGCGCCAAGGTCCCCGTCTTCATCGCCGACTACGTGCTGATGGGCTACGGCACCGGCGCCATCATGGCCGTCCCGGCGCACGACACCCGCGACTTCGAGTTCGCCCGCGCATTCGAGCTGCCGATCCGCTGCGTCGTCGAGCCGACGGACGGCCGGGGCACCGACACCGCCGAGTGGGAGGACGCGTTCGTCTCCCACGACGCCAAGCTGGTGAACTCCGCCGGCGAGGGCATCTCCCTGGACGGCCTGGGCGTCGTCGAGGCCAAGGCCGCCATCACCGACTGGCTGACCGAGCGCGGCATCGGCGAGGGCACCGTCAACTTCCGCCTGCGCGACTGGCTGTTCAGCCGCCAGCGGTACTGGGGCGAGCCCTTCCCGATCGTCTACGACGAGGACGGCGTCGCCCACTCGCTGCCCGAGTCGATGCTGCCGCTGGAGCTGCCGGAGGTCGAGGACTACTCGCCGCGCACCTTCGAGCCCGACGACGCCACCTCCAAGCCGGAGACCCCGCTGTCGCGCAACGAGGCGTGGGTCAACGTGGAGCTGGACCTGGGCGACGGCGTGAAGTCCTACCGCCGCGAGACCAACACCATGCCCAACTGGGCGGGTTCCTGCTGGTACGAGCTGCGCTACCTGGACCCGAACAACGAGTCCGCCCTGGTGGACCCGGAGATCGAGCAGTACTGGATGGGCCCGCGCGAGGGCGCGCCGCACGGCGGCGTCGACCTGTACGTGGGCGGCGCCGAGCACGCGGTGCTGCACCTGCTGTACGCCCGCTTCTGGTCCAAGGTGCTCTTCGACCTGGGCCACGTCTCCTCGGCCGAGCCGTTCCACAAGCTGTTCAACCAGGGCATGATCCAGGCGTACGCCTACACCGACGCGCGCGGCGTGTACGTCCCGGCGGCCGAGGTCGAGGAGCGCGACGGCGGGTACTTCCACCAGGGCGAGCCGGTCAAGCGCGAACACGGCAAGATGGGCAAGTCCCTGAAGAACGCCGTCACGCCCGACGAGATCTGCGAGGAGTACGGCGCGGACACCCTGCGCCTGTACGAGATGGCGATGGGCCCGCTGGACGTCTCGCGTCCGTGGGACACCCGCGCCGTCGTCGGCCAGTACCGCCTGCTGCAGCGCCTGTGGCGCAACATCGTGGACGAGGAGACCGGCGAGGTCACCGTCGTCGACGGCGAGCCCGACGAGGCCACCCTGCGCGCCCTGCACAAGGCCATCGACGGGGCCGGCTCCGACATGGCGGCCCTGCGCTTCAACACGGCCATCGCGAAGATCACCGAGCTGAACAACACCCTGACCAAGGCGGGCCGCCCGCTGGAGCGCTCCGTGGCCGAGCGCCTGGTGCTGCTGGTCGCCCCGCTGGCGCCGCACATCGCGGAGGAGCTGTGGCACCGCCTGGGCCACACCGGCTCGGTCGTCCACCAGGACTTCCCGGTCGCGGACCCGGCGTACGTCGTGGACGAGACGGTCACCTGCGTGGTGCAGGTCAAGGGCAAGGTCAAGGCGCGCCTGGAGGTGCCGCCGGGCATCTCGGAGGCCGACCTGGAGCAGCTCGCCGTCACCGACGCGGGTGTCGTCGCGGCCCTGGGCGGGGCCGAGATCCGCAAGGTGATCGTGCGCGCGCCGAAGCTGGTGAACATCGTCGTCTGACGGGTGACGGCCCCTCGGGGTGATCCCGTACGGGCAGGTTGGGGGTTCGAATGGAACCCCCGGCCTGCCCGTGGCGTTTACGGTGGGAGGGACGGGAACAAGCCGGGGAAGGGAACCTCATGGAGGTAGGCGCGTTGATCATCATCTTTGCCCTGGTGGTGCTGTTCGCCTTCCTGGGGCTGGGTGCCTGGGCGACGGTCAAGGCGGTCGGCGCGGCCAAGCGCGGCGTGGACCGGACGATCACGCAGGCCCGCCGCACGGTGGAGGACACCACCCTGCGGGCCCGGAGCATCGGTCAGGGCGGGGTCGCCGGCGCGCTGGCGCAGCTGCGGCTCGACCTGCGCAACTCCATGCGCGCCACGCAGGCCGCCCTGTACCAGGGGGTGCAGTCGGACAGCTCGCTCAAGGAGTCCGTCGCCCTCTTCGAGCGGCTGAGCCGCCACGGCCACGAGCTGGACGACGAGCTGAAGCGGCTGGAGCAGGAGCCCGACCGCCAGCGGATCGCGGAGTCCCTGCCCGAGCTGCGGGAGCGCACCCTCAAGATCACGAAGTCGGCCGATTCCCTGCGGTGGGCGGCGCGCGACCGCGCCCGGCGGTTCGCGGACGACGAGCTGACGCTGCTCTCGGAGCAGATCGAGGTCGAGTCCGACGCGCTGCGCGACTGGTCCCGGGAGTCGGTCGACGACCTGGCGGCCGCGGCGGCGGCCTGGGACGCGCGCCAGGAGGCCGCGGGAGGCCCCGGCGCGGCCCCGGACGCCGAGCCCGGTCCCCGGGCCGCCCGGCCGGCGCAGCGGGCCGGGGAAGCGGCACGGCCGGCGGAGCCCGCCCGGCCGGCGCTGGACCCCGCCGCCCCGGCGGCCGCGCACCCCTGGCAGAAGGCGGCCCGGCCGGAGGCCACCACCTGAGCGCCTGCGCCTGAGCGCGTGTGAGCGTGTGAGGAGAGGGGCGTCCGGGGGTGGTTCCGGGCGAGGGGGCGGACCGGGCTGCCGGAAGGCCTCCGCTGCCGGTAACCTCCGGCTCATGTCCCGCCATGTCGCGATCGTCACCGATTCCACGGCCTACCTCCCCCCGCAGGCGATGGCGCGGCACGGGATCACATCCGTACCCCTGACCGTGGTCCTGGGCGACGAGGCCCTGGAGGAAGGGACCGAGATCTCTGCCCGCAGCCTCGCCGCGGCCCTGCAGAAGCGCCGCTCCGTCACCACCTCCCGCCCCGGCCCGGAGCAGTTCGTACGCGCCTACCAGGACGCCGCCGAGGCCGGTGCCACCGCCATCGTGAGCCTGCACCTGTCCGCCGAGTTCTCCGGCACCTACGACGCCGCCGTGGTCGCGGCCCGGACGGCCCCCGTGCCGGTCCGCGTCGTCGACACCGGCATGGTCGCCATGGCCCTCGGCTTCTGCGCCCTCGCCGCCGCCGAGACCGCCGAGGCCGGCGGGTCCGCCGACGAGGCCGTGGCCGCCGCCGAGAAGCGCGCCGCGGAGATGTCGGCCTACTTCTACGTGGACACCCTCGACTACCTGCGGCGCGGCGGCCGGATCGGGGCCGCCCAGGCGCTCCTCGGTTCCGCGCTGGCGGTCAAGCCGCTGCTGACCCTGGACGGCGGGCGGATCGAGATGCTGGAGAAGGTGCGCACGGCCTCCAAGGCCATCGCCCGGCTGGAGGAGCTGGCCGTCGAGCGGGCCGGGGCGCGGGGCGTCGACGTCGCCGTGCACCATCTGGCGGCCCCGGAGCGGGCCGAGAAGCTCGCCGAGCGGCTGCGCGAGCGCATTCCCGGCCTGGTCGAGCTGCACGTCAGCGAGGTCGGCGCGGTGATCGGCGCCCACACCGGGCCGGGGCTGCTGGCGGCGGTCGTCTCGCCGCGGTGAGCGTCGGGGGTCCGTTGGTCAGCCTGCCTGTTGGTCAGCGGGCCTGTTGGTCAGCCTGCCTGTTGGGTGCCCGGGGTTGGTTGGGCTCGGGTCCGTTGGTCACCCGGAAGGGTGGCGGGGTTGTCCACAACGGGGTGGTTATTCACCGGAATTGAGGCCTCCGAGCGGGGAACCGGGGGTCGGTTCTAGCTTCGGGGCATGACTCTTCGAACGCGTACTCCAGGCATCTCCACGGCCTCCCCTTCCGACGGCCCCGGCGGGAGCGGGCCCGGGCGGGCGCGCCGGTCCGACGGCAGGCTCCGCTCCCGCCCCCGGGGGCGGGACCGGATCCGGGGGCGGGACCGGACCCGCCCCGACCCCGTCGTGCTGCGGCGCAGGGCCGAGGCCCTGCTGGGCGGCCGGGCCGGGGTGGAGGAGACGGCCCTGCGGGTCGCCGACCCGCCGGGCGGTGCGGCGGATCCGGCTGCCGGTGCCGGGCCGGAGCCCGGGGAGCCGCTCGGGGCCCGGGAGGCGCGCGGGCTCGCGCTGCGGGAGCGGCTGCCGGTGTGGGTGCAGGTGCGGTGCGGGGTGGAGCCGAGGACGGTGGCCGCCGTGGCGGTGGTGCTGGTGGTGGCCGTCGGGTTCGCCGCCCAGCAGTACTGGTCGGGCCGGCCCCGGCCGGTGACGGCTCCGGCCGTGCTCGGGCCCGGCACCGTCGCCGCCGCCCCCGTGCCGTCGGCGGGCCCGGCCGGTGCGGGCGCCCGCATCGTGGTGGACGTCGGCGGCAGGGTCCGCGACCCCGGCGTGCGGAGGCTGCCCAGCGGCTCGCGGGTGGAGGACGCGCTGGCCGCCGCCGGGGGAGTGCGGCCGGGCACGGACACCACCGGGCTCAACAGGGCCCGGGTGCTGGTGGACGGCGAACAGGTGCTGGTGGGCGTCACCGCGCAGCCGGCCGCGGGCGGCCCGGCCCCCGGCGGGGGCGCCGGTGGCGGGGCCGGTCCGCTGAGCCTCGCCGGCGCGACGGTCGAGCAGCTGGACGGGCTGCCCGGGGTGGGCCCCGTCCTCGCCCGGAACATCGTCGAGTTCCGGACGGCCCGGGGCGGCTTCCGGGCCGTGGAGGACCTCCGGCAGGTCGACGGGATCGGCGAGCGGAGGTTCGCCGAGCTGCGAAGGCTGGTAAGGCCGTGAGCGCCGCCGGGGAGCCGGGCACGGGTGAGCCGGCCGCGGGAGAGCGGGGCTCGGGTGAGGCGGCCCGGGGCGAGCGGGGCTCGGGTGAGGCGGCCGGGGGCGAGCGGGCCGGGCCCGTGGATCTGCGGCTGGCGGTGCCGGCCGTGGCGGCCTGGGGCGCGGCGGCGCTGGCGCTCGGGGTGCCGGGCGGGTGGAGCGCCGCCGGGGCGGGGCTCGCGGCGGCCGCGGCGGGGGTGCTGCTGCTCGTCGGCCGTCGCGGGTCGCAGCCCTGGTGGGGGGTCGGACCGGCCGTGGCCGCCGCGCTGCTCTGCGCCGCCGCCGGGGCGGGGGTGGCCGGGCTGGAGCGGGCCGAGGCGCGGGCGGGGCCGGTGGCCCGGCTGGCCGGGGAACACGCCCGGGTACGCGCGGAGCTCACCGTCGGCTCGGACCCCCGGACGGCCCGCGGCGGGGCCGGGCCGCCGCTGGTGGTGCTGGACGCGGTACTGACCGGGGTGAGCGGGCCCGACGGGACGCGGACCCGGGTGGAGACGCCCGTCCGGGTGCTGGCCGGGCATCCGGGGTGGGCCCGCCTGGAGCCCTCGACCCGGGTCGCGGTGGTGGCCCGGCTGGCGCCGGCCCGGGACGGGGAGCGGGCCGCGGCCCTGCTCCGCCCGGCCGCTGACACCCCGCCCGGGGTGACGGGCGGCCCCGACCGGGTGCAGCGGCTCGCGGGGGCGCTGCGGGCCGGGCTGAGGGACGCCACCGAGGGGCTCCCGGGGGACGCCAGGGCGCTGCTGCCGGGGCTGGTGGTCGGGGACACCTCCCGGGTCCCGCCCGAGCTGCACGAGGCGTTCAGGGCCACCGACCTGCTGCACCTGCTGGCCGTCTCGGGCTCCAACCTGACCGTGGTGCTGTATCTGCTGATCGGGCCCCCGGCCCGCGCGCAGCGCGCCGAGCGGAGCGGGCTCGCGCCGAGGCTAGGGCTCTCGCTGCGGGCCACCGCCCTGGGCGGGGCCGCGCTGACGCTGACCTTCGTGGTGGTGTGCCGGCCCGACCCGAGCGTGCTGCGGGCCGCCGCCTGCGGGGCGGTCACCCTGCTGGCCCTCGCCACCGGGCGGCGCAGGTCCCTGGTCCCCGCGCTGGCCGGGGCCGTGCTGCTGCTGGTGCTGTACGACCCGTGGCTGGCCCGCAGCGCGGGGTTCCTCCTCTCGGTGCTGGCCACCGGGGCGCTGCTCACCCTCGGGCCGCGCTGGGGCGAGGCCCTGCGGCGGCGCGGGACGCCGCCGCGCCTCGCCGACGCCCTGGGGGCGGCCCTCGCGGCCCAGGCGGTGTGCGCGCCGGTGGTGGCGGTGCTCTCCGCCCGGGTGAGCCTGGTCGCCGTGCCGTGCAACCTGCTGGCGGAGCTGGCGGCCGGTCCCGCCACCGTGCTCGGCTTCGCCGTCCTCGCCGCGGCCCCGCTGTCCATGCCCGTGGCGGAGCTGCTGGCCCGGTGCGCGGGAGTGCCGGCCGGGTGGATCGCCGCCGTGGCGCGGGGCGGGGCGCGGCTGCCCGGGGCGGAGCTGCCCTGGCCCGGCGGGCTCGCGGGCGGGCTGCTGCTGGCCGCGGTGACGGCGGCCGCGGTGGCGCTCGGGGTGCGGTTCGGGCGCCGGCGCGGGGTCTGCGCCGCCCTGGCCGTGGTGCTGCTGGTCGCGGTGGTGCGGCCGCCGCAGCTGATCCGTACCGTCACCGGGTGGCCGCCGCCGGACTGGAGCTACGTCCAGTGCGCCGTGGGCCAGGGCGACGCCGGGGTGCTGGCCGCCGGTCCCGGTACGGCCGTCGTGGTCGACGCCGGGCCAGAACCGGGGCCGGTGGACGACTGCCTGCGCGCCCTCGGCGTGAGCCGGGTCCCGCTGCTCCTGCTGACGCACTTTCACGCCGACCACGTGGGAGGGGTCGTGGGGGTGCTGCGGGGCCGGTCCGTGGGTGTGATCGAGACCACCGTGCTGGAGGAGCCGCCCGCGCAGGCGGCCGCGGTCCGCCGGGCGGCGGCGCGGGCCGGGGTGCCCGTCGTGCCCGCGGTGCCGGGGGAGCGGAGGCGGACCGGCCCGCTGGAGTGGCAGGTGCTGTGGCCCTCGGCGACGGCCCCGCCGCCGGACGGGCCCAACGACGCCAGCGTCGCCGTGCTGGTGCGCTCCGCGGGCCTCGTGCTCCTGCTGCTCGGGGACCTCGAACCCCCTTCCCAGCAAGCACTTCTGAGGGAGCATCCGGAACTGGGGCCGGTGGACGTGCTCAAGGTCGCCCACCACGGATCGGCGCACCAGGACCCGGGCCTCCAGGACCGGATCCGGCCACGCCTCGCGATCGTCCCCGTCGGCGCCGGCAACCGCTACGGCCATCCCGCTCCGAGCACGATCGCGCAGCTCAGAGGGCGTGGAGCGGCCGTGTTGCGCACCGACGAGGACGGCTCTGTGGCGGTCTCCGGAAGCGGTGCGCGGATGCGTGCGTTTCCAGCCGGACGGCGTCCGAAAGCGCGTGGTCATACCGGGCGCGACCATTCTGTTTGCCCACAACCCGACAGCATGATCGAATGCGTCGTCGCCAGAACGGTCCAAGTCCACACAGCACGGGGGTGCACTAGCCATGTTCGGTCGCCGACGGGGGATGGAGACGACCAATGGTGCCGCTTCGACCACATCCGCCACTCTCACACTGCCGCACACGGCGCGGCTGTTGAGCTGTCGGGTGCTCGATACGGTCCACCAGCCCATCCGACAGGCCAAGTTCGAGGTCACCGACCCGATAGGCCGACGGGTCGTCAGCGGGGAGACGGACCCGTACGGAGGGTTCACCGCCGCCGTGCCGGAGGGCGAGTACCGGCTCTCCGTCACCGCCGAGGGCTACGCGGCCTTCCACGGGGCGACGCTGGTGGGGGACCCCGCGCAGCCCGGCACCGCGGAGATCATCCTGGACTCGGTGGAGCCGCCGCTGCTGCCGCAGCCCGGGCACTGGGAGATCGATCCGACGCACTCGTCGATCGCCTTCACCGCCCGGCACATGGGCTTCGCCCGGATCCAGGGCCGGTTCACGACCTTCGCCGGCGCGGTGCGGATCGCCGAGCGCATGGAGGACTCCTCCATGCACGTGATCATCGACACGGCGAGCATCGACACGGGGATGCGCAGGCGGGACGACCACCTGCGGTCCGCCGACTTCCTGGACGCGGTCCGGCACCCGCGGGTGGAGTTCTACAGCGAGCGGTTCATCCACCGCAGCGGCAGCCGCTGGGCCGTGGCGG contains these protein-coding regions:
- the leuS gene encoding leucine--tRNA ligase, whose product is MSETNTPAPEAAEGHRYTAAMAADIEARWQDVWDAEGTYEAPNPTGDLAGDPAVVARPKKFIMDMFPYPSGAGLHVGHPLGYIATDVYARHQRMSGHNVLHTLGFDAFGLPAEQYAVQTGTHPRVSTEANIENMKVQLRRLGLGHDKRRSFATIDPEYYKWTQWIFLQIYNSWYDADAKKARPVSELVAAFEDGTREVPGGRAWADLTGAERADVLNGFRLAYASDAPVNWCPGLGTVLANEEVTADGRSERGNFPVFKSRLSQWNMRITAYADRLLDDLDALDWPEAIKLQQRNWIGRSEGARVDFALGDEAITVFTTRPDTLFGATYMVLAPEHPLVEKFIPAAWPEGTHDVWTGGYATPAEAVAAYRKQAASKSDVERQAEAKDKTGVFTGEYAVNPVSGAKVPVFIADYVLMGYGTGAIMAVPAHDTRDFEFARAFELPIRCVVEPTDGRGTDTAEWEDAFVSHDAKLVNSAGEGISLDGLGVVEAKAAITDWLTERGIGEGTVNFRLRDWLFSRQRYWGEPFPIVYDEDGVAHSLPESMLPLELPEVEDYSPRTFEPDDATSKPETPLSRNEAWVNVELDLGDGVKSYRRETNTMPNWAGSCWYELRYLDPNNESALVDPEIEQYWMGPREGAPHGGVDLYVGGAEHAVLHLLYARFWSKVLFDLGHVSSAEPFHKLFNQGMIQAYAYTDARGVYVPAAEVEERDGGYFHQGEPVKREHGKMGKSLKNAVTPDEICEEYGADTLRLYEMAMGPLDVSRPWDTRAVVGQYRLLQRLWRNIVDEETGEVTVVDGEPDEATLRALHKAIDGAGSDMAALRFNTAIAKITELNNTLTKAGRPLERSVAERLVLLVAPLAPHIAEELWHRLGHTGSVVHQDFPVADPAYVVDETVTCVVQVKGKVKARLEVPPGISEADLEQLAVTDAGVVAALGGAEIRKVIVRAPKLVNIVV
- a CDS encoding DegV family protein; translated protein: MSRHVAIVTDSTAYLPPQAMARHGITSVPLTVVLGDEALEEGTEISARSLAAALQKRRSVTTSRPGPEQFVRAYQDAAEAGATAIVSLHLSAEFSGTYDAAVVAARTAPVPVRVVDTGMVAMALGFCALAAAETAEAGGSADEAVAAAEKRAAEMSAYFYVDTLDYLRRGGRIGAAQALLGSALAVKPLLTLDGGRIEMLEKVRTASKAIARLEELAVERAGARGVDVAVHHLAAPERAEKLAERLRERIPGLVELHVSEVGAVIGAHTGPGLLAAVVSPR
- a CDS encoding ComEA family DNA-binding protein, with the translated sequence MTLRTRTPGISTASPSDGPGGSGPGRARRSDGRLRSRPRGRDRIRGRDRTRPDPVVLRRRAEALLGGRAGVEETALRVADPPGGAADPAAGAGPEPGEPLGAREARGLALRERLPVWVQVRCGVEPRTVAAVAVVLVVAVGFAAQQYWSGRPRPVTAPAVLGPGTVAAAPVPSAGPAGAGARIVVDVGGRVRDPGVRRLPSGSRVEDALAAAGGVRPGTDTTGLNRARVLVDGEQVLVGVTAQPAAGGPAPGGGAGGGAGPLSLAGATVEQLDGLPGVGPVLARNIVEFRTARGGFRAVEDLRQVDGIGERRFAELRRLVRP
- a CDS encoding YceI family protein; this encodes METTNGAASTTSATLTLPHTARLLSCRVLDTVHQPIRQAKFEVTDPIGRRVVSGETDPYGGFTAAVPEGEYRLSVTAEGYAAFHGATLVGDPAQPGTAEIILDSVEPPLLPQPGHWEIDPTHSSIAFTARHMGFARIQGRFTTFAGAVRIAERMEDSSMHVIIDTASIDTGMRRRDDHLRSADFLDAVRHPRVEFYSERFIHRSGSRWAVAGALTLHGVSRSVTLDTQYLGHGTGLEGEPRAACRATAELNRGDFALNWQSVLAQGIAAIGPSVEVALDVQIVHKA